One genomic window of candidate division KSB1 bacterium includes the following:
- a CDS encoding DinB family protein yields MVKKIKWVERKFEFHDPVGVFPCILSRLQGTPVRIGEITRNLPPGILVIRAADSWSIQENVGHLLDLEELGEKRLADFLSNADVLTPADMTNAKTHGGNHNSGSMKDLLQKFKDARQALVSKLADLSEEQVAISILHPRINKPMRIIDWAFFMAEHDDNHIARIIELAKTLQRG; encoded by the coding sequence ATGGTAAAAAAAATAAAATGGGTCGAAAGAAAATTTGAATTCCACGATCCAGTCGGAGTCTTCCCCTGTATTTTATCACGCCTGCAGGGAACCCCGGTTCGGATAGGCGAAATCACCCGTAATTTACCGCCGGGCATTCTGGTAATCAGAGCGGCTGACAGTTGGTCGATTCAGGAAAATGTCGGCCACTTGCTGGATCTGGAAGAACTGGGTGAAAAAAGATTGGCCGATTTTTTGTCAAATGCAGATGTCCTCACTCCCGCGGATATGACAAATGCAAAAACCCACGGTGGGAATCATAACTCTGGTTCTATGAAGGATCTCCTGCAAAAGTTCAAGGATGCCCGGCAAGCCCTGGTTTCCAAACTGGCAGACCTTAGCGAAGAACAAGTGGCTATCTCTATTTTACATCCTCGCATCAATAAACCCATGCGTATCATCGATTGGGCGTTTTTTATGGCAGAGCATGATGACAACCATATAGCGAGAATTATTGAATTAGCGAAGACTTTGCAAAGAGGGTAA
- a CDS encoding PQQ-like beta-propeller repeat protein, translated as MKKSILLLPIVLIFSSISWKSNPIDDDEKYWPQWRGPLATGESPLGNPPLQWSEEKNIKWKIPIAGLGISSPIVWKDLVFITTAINTKNSEGQASGGRRRGIRPDQVLKFSILAINRSDGKIAWEKTAIEEFPHEGTHATGTWASNSAITDGENLYVYFGSRGLYCYDMQGNLKWKKDLGDMNKRRAFGEGSSPALYGNKIIINWDHEGKSFITALDKNNGDEIWKVNRDEITSWTTPLAVEHNGKGQVITSATGKVRSYDISNGELIWQSSGMTLNAIPSPVAADGMVYVTSGFRGSALQAIRLDDAKGNIKGSEAIVWQYDQDTPYVPSPLLYKNTIYILKGNSGVLTSLNAKTGETYYSRQRLDGIRNVYASPVAAKDRVYITSRDGKTLVIKHGATFEVLASNSLDDDVDASMAIVDNEIYLRGRKYLYCIAEK; from the coding sequence ATGAAGAAGAGTATTTTACTTTTGCCCATCGTATTGATTTTTTCATCTATATCGTGGAAATCCAATCCAATTGACGATGATGAAAAATATTGGCCGCAATGGCGCGGACCGTTAGCTACAGGTGAATCCCCGCTTGGAAATCCTCCCTTGCAGTGGAGCGAAGAAAAAAATATCAAATGGAAAATCCCGATAGCGGGATTAGGAATATCCTCTCCAATTGTCTGGAAGGACCTCGTTTTTATCACGACGGCGATTAACACAAAAAACAGCGAAGGGCAAGCTTCCGGCGGCAGAAGGAGAGGAATTCGGCCGGACCAGGTTCTAAAATTCAGCATCCTTGCGATCAACCGAAGTGACGGAAAAATCGCATGGGAAAAAACCGCCATAGAAGAATTTCCCCATGAAGGGACCCATGCCACCGGTACCTGGGCGTCCAATTCTGCCATTACAGATGGAGAAAATCTCTACGTATATTTTGGCTCAAGGGGTTTGTATTGTTATGATATGCAGGGAAACCTGAAATGGAAAAAAGATCTGGGAGACATGAACAAAAGAAGAGCTTTCGGAGAAGGCAGTTCTCCCGCGCTCTATGGCAATAAGATCATTATTAATTGGGATCATGAAGGCAAATCCTTTATTACAGCGCTCGACAAAAATAATGGAGATGAAATTTGGAAGGTCAACCGCGATGAAATTACTTCGTGGACCACTCCTTTGGCTGTCGAACATAACGGCAAAGGACAAGTTATAACCAGCGCAACCGGCAAGGTGCGAAGTTATGATATTTCGAATGGAGAATTAATTTGGCAGAGCAGCGGAATGACGTTAAATGCCATTCCCTCGCCGGTTGCCGCCGACGGCATGGTTTATGTCACCAGTGGATTTCGCGGCAGCGCTCTCCAAGCAATCCGCCTGGATGATGCAAAAGGAAACATTAAAGGATCCGAGGCGATTGTCTGGCAGTACGATCAAGACACACCCTATGTGCCCTCACCTCTTCTGTATAAAAACACGATTTATATCCTTAAGGGAAATTCCGGTGTTCTCACAAGTCTCAATGCAAAAACCGGCGAAACTTATTACAGCCGGCAACGTTTGGACGGCATTCGAAATGTTTATGCCTCACCGGTGGCAGCAAAAGATCGAGTGTACATAACCAGTCGCGATGGTAAAACCCTTGTGATTAAACACGGCGCCACATTCGAGGTTCTGGCCAGTAATTCACTGGACGACGACGTCGATGCGTCTATGGCAATCGTCGATAATGAAATATACCTGCGCGGCCGGAAATATTTGTATTGTATTGCTGAAAAATAG